CGGTCTTGCGGAACTGCCCCATCCGCCGCGCGGTGAGGCAGAAGATGGAGATGTGGGGGAACATGATCGACGAGAGCGGGATCAGCATGTAGCTGAAGAAGAACTCCGGCGGCACGCGCTCGCGGGTCAGCAATGCCGCCGTCTCCGGCGCGGCGGCCAACCGCTCCATGGCCTGCGGGAAACCGCCGATGCTCACCCCGATGAACACGATGGCCGCCGCCCCGAAGGTCAGGAAGAGGACCGTCTGGAACGTGTTGACCCACGCCGTCCCCTGCATGCCCCCGAAGAAGACGTAGCTCATCACCACGGCGGCCACGACCAGGCCCCCGAACCAGTACGGCACCACGCCCCCGCTCACCGCGTTCAGCGTCGTCCCGCCGCCCATCACCGCGATGACGATGTAGGGCACGAGCAGCGTCGCCTGCACCGCGAAGATGGCGGTCCCGATATGCCCGCACTCCCACCGGTCGCGGTACATCTGCACCGGCGTCATGAAGCCGAACCGCTTGCCGAGCGCCCAGATCCGCGTGCCGAACAGGTACAGCGTCAGGGGAATGACGATCGCCGAGGACGAGCCCATCAGCCCGTAGGTCACCACCCCGTTGGCGAAGGCGTGCCCCGCCGAGCCGAGGATGGTGAACGCGGTCATGTTGGTGCCGAAGAGCGAGAGCAGGAAGACGTACTGGCCGAGCGAGCGGTTGGCGAGGAAATAGCCTTCCGCCTCCTCGCGGCCCCCGGCGCGCCGGAAGGCGAAGATGCCGATGTAGAGGACGACGCCCAGGTAGAGGAAGACGACGATCGCGGGAATCACGCACGCTCTCCAGTCCCGGCCGGCGGGTCGGAGACCGTGCCCGCCGATTCTGCCTCGGCCTCGAGATGCGCGGGCCAGGCGAACCGCACCAGCGCCCACATCAGGACCGCGACGACCAGCGAGTAGACGGCATGGTAGAACAGGCCGACAGGCAGGAAACCGAAGACCAGGGGCCGCGCCGCGTTCCAGAACCAGACGTCCTGGTGCAGCAGGTACAGGGCGCACGCCGCGGCGGCCAGCAACCAGTTTCGCATCGGTCTTCGGCGCCCCGACCGAGGCGCCCGCGCCCAGCATACATCGTCGTCGGACACGTCCGTCGACGAGCGCCGCGGGAACCCGTCCGACTCGCCTCTCGAACTTTCGCCGCGATTTTCGCTTGACCGACCGAAATGGTCGGATATACAGTGCAACGACGCTGCAACTGAGACTCAGTCTCAGTTCAAGGGCAGGTTGCTCGCCGGGTGGTGCAGCACCCGGCGAGCCGGTTGAGCGCGAGGTCCGCCGCGCGGACCCATCACACAGAGCACGCATGACGGCGCTCGCCCGGTTCGAGTGTAGGCGACGCCCGTCGTGACGTGCAACGGGAGACGCCATGACTCGTTCCGTCCCGTCCCTGCTGGCAGGCCTCATCCCGGCCCTGGTACTGCTCTCACCCGCTCCGGTCCCTGCGCAGGACGCGGCCGCCGGCATGTGGCGCCCGCCGGATCTGGTGGACGCCGTCGCCAGCTTCGGGGCGGTCGCCCACGACGGCGCCCTGTACGTCTACGGCGGCCACGTCGGCCGCACCCACGTGCATTCGATGGAGAACATCAGTCCCGGGTTTCGCCGGCTGGTGCTCGAACCGGGCCGGACCTGGGAAGAGCTCGCCCGCGGTCCCCTGCTGCAGGGCGCGGCCCTGGTTTCCGACGGCGCGGCGATATACCGCGTGGGCGGAATGACAGCCACCAACGCCACGGCCGAGGAACCCGAGGTGCTCCGTTCGAGCCGGTCCGCCGCCCGCTACTCCATCGCCGAGGATCGCTGGGAGCCACTTCCCGATCTCCCGGCGGGACGCTCGTCGCACGACGCGGTGGTGGCCGGCGGCACGCTGTACGTCGTCGGCGGCTGGGAGCTGCGGGGTCCGGACGAGAACGCCGTCTGGGCCGCCACGGTGCTGGCCCTCGACCTGGACGACGCGACCGGGTGGCGCTCGATTCCCGCGCCGTTCGAGCGGCGGGCTCTCGGCGCCGGGACCGCCGGCGGCCGTATCTATGCCTTCGGCGGCCTGACCCCGGACGCGGGCCCGCAGCTCCGGGTAGACGTCCTGGACATCGCTTCGGGCGAATGGTCGAGGGGCCCCGACCTTCCCCCCGCCGGCAGCCTGCAGGGATTCGGGGTGGCCGCCGCGAGCCACCGCGACCGCGTCTTCATGAGCCAGGCCGACGGCAAGGTCTACAGCCTCGATGCCGGCACGAACACCTGGAAGCTCGCGGCGAACCTCGCCGACCGCCGCTTCATGCACCGGCTTGCGCCCGTCGGGGACCGGATACTGGCCGTCGGCGGCTCCTGGCTCAGCGGACACCTCGCCACCATCGAAGTCGTCTCCCCGGACGCCGGGACGGCGGACGAACCGGAGAACGCCACACCCGAAGCGGGCGCCACGCGCTGGCCCGGCTTTCTCGGCGGACGGGACGCCAACGTCAGCCGGGCCGCCCGCCTGCCCCTGACCTGGTCCGACGACAGCGTCGCCTGGCGGATCACGACGCCCGGGTTCGGCCAGTCGAGCCCGGTGATCTGGGACGACACGGTCTTCCTCACGTCCCTCGAAGGCGCGACGAAGGAGACCCTCTTCATCACCGCCGTCGATCTCGCGGACGGCGCCGAGCACTGGCGGCGGACCTTCGACGCCGCGGAGGCGTTCGAGTGGAACGACTACGTGTCGAAGGGCGCGCCGACGCCGGCCGTCGACGGCGAGCGGCTCTACGCGTTCTTCGACAGCGGC
The Acidobacteriota bacterium DNA segment above includes these coding regions:
- a CDS encoding sodium:solute symporter family protein, whose amino-acid sequence is MGAGAVRLARASRGRGRIGGHGLRPAGRDWRACVIPAIVVFLYLGVVLYIGIFAFRRAGGREEAEGYFLANRSLGQYVFLLSLFGTNMTAFTILGSAGHAFANGVVTYGLMGSSSAIVIPLTLYLFGTRIWALGKRFGFMTPVQMYRDRWECGHIGTAIFAVQATLLVPYIVIAVMGGGTTLNAVSGGVVPYWFGGLVVAAVVMSYVFFGGMQGTAWVNTFQTVLFLTFGAAAIVFIGVSIGGFPQAMERLAAAPETAALLTRERVPPEFFFSYMLIPLSSIMFPHISIFCLTARRMGQFRKTVVFYPLCILAIWLPCTFLGLAANAMTDVPGIESKIEARATLAAERESLSPAETADLQRAAAGDDVIILMLEHYAPLWLAGLLGAGIMAAVMASDSQILALSTMFTEDVFAWYGGKTRFGPAVQVQTGRLFVVLIALVAYVIALQAPPGIFGIAVQYAFSGFTTLLPLLVAALFWRGSTKWGALAVVAWTAATMTAIAILQAVVPAPPPGTVVPVWTVAGIDVVTRTPGGTDVLGYMPVLPMLIGSSLLMIVVSWSTPKPAAATLDRYFPDGSPSPRP
- a CDS encoding PQQ-binding-like beta-propeller repeat protein is translated as MTRSVPSLLAGLIPALVLLSPAPVPAQDAAAGMWRPPDLVDAVASFGAVAHDGALYVYGGHVGRTHVHSMENISPGFRRLVLEPGRTWEELARGPLLQGAALVSDGAAIYRVGGMTATNATAEEPEVLRSSRSAARYSIAEDRWEPLPDLPAGRSSHDAVVAGGTLYVVGGWELRGPDENAVWAATVLALDLDDATGWRSIPAPFERRALGAGTAGGRIYAFGGLTPDAGPQLRVDVLDIASGEWSRGPDLPPAGSLQGFGVAAASHRDRVFMSQADGKVYSLDAGTNTWKLAANLADRRFMHRLAPVGDRILAVGGSWLSGHLATIEVVSPDAGTADEPENATPEAGATRWPGFLGGRDANVSRAARLPLTWSDDSVAWRITTPGFGQSSPVIWDDTVFLTSLEGATKETLFITAVDLADGAEHWRRTFDAAEAFEWNDYVSKGAPTPAVDGERLYAFFDSGDLLALTHDGEIVWHRRLGAEYGTVGGNHGVGNSILLTDDAVVVLLTRRTYSYLLAVDPGTGETLWKADREPGVAWSTPALTPDGGEIVVSASGRIEGFDAGTGERRWFFEDLRGNHVPSPAFAGELVIVGGMAVQANLALRRGRTGALDGSDVAWTAGSGSNFASPFVYRDCVYWVNPAGAARCLAPESGAVRWTHRLPDSIWATPLGHDDHVYFFTTEGVTQVLRASDEVPEVVATNRLSVDAPVTGFAAVDDAIVIRAGTEVIRVGRPAE